The Nicotiana tomentosiformis chromosome 9, ASM39032v3, whole genome shotgun sequence genome contains the following window.
ACATCCTGAGAGGTATCGTTACGAGTTCATTTTTAGGACTGGTTCTTGCTGTGATCTCCTCTGTTGACTCTGCTATTAGATTTGTAAGTTTAGTTGAGTGAGTTTTTGACCATATCAGAAGGCATACGATCCTGTAGATAAGTATGATCCGTCGCTCTTTTGTAAATGTCGGTcattattgtggaaaactatgaGTATGGCTGGATGTTCTCGAGGAGAAGCGCTTCTGTTTAGATTAGTTTCTCCTTAAAAGATAAGGCTAGAAGCAAGGCCATAACTTAGAAGTTAGAACTATATCCTACGTCTGTTATTGCATTTAAAGCTCAACTAGATTTCTTAGTTTATCCTTGTGGGTTTCTAGCTTCCTATCATTCAGTTTTTGGTCATTCAGTTCAACTAGTCATGTTTAGAGAAATCACAATTTTCTTATTTACTAGGTGGAAATGTTGAAGATGTGTCTGTTACTTCTGAATTCTTTTACCACCTAAATGATGGGGGAAAAAGGCTCTCAAAGATATATCGTTCTTGTTATGAATACTATTATTTATAGATGTCCATTCATTGTGTAGTTAGGTCTAGCAAAGAAAATTTTTTGAGAAGAAAAGAAATTATCTGATAGCTCGAATTCTTGTCCAAAAAGTTAGCACCCTTGTCGTTGGGAACGGAGTTATCTTCTCCTACAAATAGGAGACTCCTTTTCTCTTTTCTACTCCCTCCCTTAATATTTAGGTAAGGGTATCTTACTTGACACgaagtttaaaaaataaataaagacttTTGAATTTATGgtctaaaataaatcataaaaaTTTATGTGACTATAAATCATCTTTTTAACggtaaaataagaaattaaattaaattgtcacTAAATATAAAAATGTGTTATTATTTTTTAGACCGATTAAAAAAAGACTTACATAAATTGGGAGTGAACTGAGTATTATTTTATAACACTTCTTTGTTTTCAGATTTTGGAGGGGGCTGTGTAAGATTTTCTAAATAGATTTCAAACAAAGAACTATTTGAAGAATTTTTATTGTAATGTTTAAAACATTGCAAGCATCATGGAGTTACTGGAATATCAATGATATTGAACTGAAAATAGCATCCTAATTAATTTACTACTTATGATGAATTCACCAAGAAAAGTTGGATTGTATCAAGTGAGGCGGCTAAGAAAGTCTATGCTCACCTTTTTTGTCCGCACACGACCAGTAATAGTTCCATTCCTTAGCGACCAAGTAATAAGAGCTGTAAATTACCTAGTTAACTCCGGTTAGTAGACCTAAGAAATTTCCTAAAAAATTCTTTATTCTTCACTTTTTGAATTATATAAAGGGCCAGCTTGGTCATGTTTCACTTGATCTCTAGAACTATAATATAATATGTTACTTATTAAACcaagaaacttgtgttttctatGCTTAAGTAAAATTTTTATCTGGAGGCAATGGAATCTGGTTCATCCTGTGAAGACTTGCCAATGAAAATTGAGAAGTTGAAGTTGAGTGACAAAGAAGATGCTGCTACAGAGGATTATTCAGACGTAAGTCTCCGCCTATTGGACCTCAGAGATGTTGATGATTTTATGGAATGGTCTGCGGATGAAAACGTCAATAAGTTCTGTTCTGGTTTCACATTCAAATGTAAAGAAGATGCGATGAGATACATTGCTGATGTTGTTATACCACATCCATGGTTCCGAGCAATTTGCTTAAACGGCAAGCCAATTGGTTCTATTTCTGTAttgccatttcatggaagtaATAGGTGCAGGGGTGAAATTGGATATGAGTTATCATCAAAGTATTGGGGCAAAGGTATCGCTACCAAGGCGGTGAAGATGGCGGCCGCCACCATATTCTTCGACTGGCCACACTTGGAGAGGCTTGAAGCTGTGGTGGATGTTGAAAATCCAGGATCACAGAGGGTGTTGGAAAAGGCTGGTTTTATAAAGGAAGGTGTTTTGAGGAAGTATTATCTTCTTAAGGGAAGACCAAGAGATATTGTTATGTTTAGTCTTTTATCCACTGATCCTCAAGTTACCTACTTTATGTAATAGGATGTGTTTGATAAAAAAGATGGAACACTATTTCTACTTTGTACCTATGCGAGGCTAGTCTGATAGGATTTTTGTGTTAGAATGCTGGTGGTTAATGTTGTGGTCTCACTACTCTTTCATTTTTCATAGTGCCGGGTCTATTTACTGGTTATTGCTTTtgcttttcatctattttctggtcTTTATGATGCTGTTATTATCCCTATGATTTATGTTGATGATACTGATATATTGTTTCtcttcgtcttcttgagccgatggtcgttctgaaatagcctctctactccctcgggaTAGGAGTAaagtctacgtacacactaccctccccagaccccactagtgggattttactaACTCCTTGTGTTAAATGAGCAAGTTGATCGGTTGAAACAtgcatctttattttcttttattgatCAGTTTTTGTTTGTTTGCGGATTATTTTCTGGCTACCCAGTTCAGGCGCATGCTTATGTTCTGAGGTTAGGCAATTTATAGATCCATTTCCCAAATTGAAAATTCAACTAATACGTACCGAATACAATACAAAATTGTATAATGTTAACACAatccaagaaaaaaaaaaaaggcaactaAAGAATAAGAAATTCGATGACTAATAAAATCCCAGCAACAAAATGACTAGAGATATGAACTAAAATAGAAGAGCTAATTGAAAATCAATAAGTAAAATAAGCACATTCGAATATGGATCTATCAACAGAGCAATTCCAATATCTTAGTCGTAGTCTCAATTTTGAAATCTCACGCCAGGGTGAATATTGAAGCATAGGAAGCaatgaagagaaagaagaagaaaagaggagCTGCCATCTTAGTTGAAGTTGCATCATTGGAACCATCTTGGGATGGTACTGCGTTAGATCCACGTCCTGTCACACATTTGAGATGGTGTTAAGTTATGCATTTTGTGAAATGCAAACTTGATGTTCCTGAAAAATAATAGTACTAGAATTTGAAGGGAAAAGTACTGAACCTGGAGTATTTGGTGTTCCAGCAGGAGAGCTATTTGGTGAACCAGCTGTTCCAAATAACTGATGTTAGTGAAGAAGCAAAATCCCAAAGTATAAGTAGGCTGAGAGCCTCTTGAATTTCTCTAAAGCATTCAGTCTATTTTTTCCACTTATTTTCGCAACATGATGTTTATATCAAACCGACAAATGCAAGACATATGTATTTCATTTACGCATTTATCACTTAATTATGGTTAGGACGTGTATCCTCACTTTAGATTGTAACTACTAAGGTTAAATTTCTTAATTTGGTGTAAACATGAGGTGCGGATAAATATTTACCGACTATATACCACACAAAGGTGATGAAGGCATGCAGCCAAGTTTCTGCACTAGGTACGATCACGCCCACTACTTTTGGCTCGAACcccatatataaaaaaataaatcgtATAAACGAAATAAACAAAGATCCtaataatctatcattaattgAAGCTTAGGCGATTGATCAATTGATATATTGTGACTAGACTCGATTTGAATGCAACCTAGACCCACCTCTAAAGTGATGTGAAAACTCTAAATTCATAAGAGTAATCTATAGGCTTTCTTCCTAGGAACTTTTAATGtgagattttagaatgaattttGCTTCTTACCATTGCACTGGCTAAGAGGTGGAGTCTGAACTTTGCAAGCAGTAGGAAGTGCCAAAGCCTGAGTCTGGTTAATGTTTAACCCCAAGTTAGAGGCACCACCACTGAGGACCTGGCACAAGCATTCGGGTTTGTTCTTAACCACCGTGCTAAGCTGCGTGCAGCAACCTGAAGATGGCACAGAGGAGTTGCCAGTAATATAGTTCAAGCAAGGTGACATGCTGATCAACACATTCGTGCAGTCATCGCTCGATTGAGCAACAACTCCTGCCCAGATCATTGTGAACACAATCGCGAACAAACCCATTCTGCTCCCTAGATTTGCCATTGGACTTTAAATCACACTGAAATGAAGAGAAAATTGTTTCTGATTGAAGTATGTTTGATCACACAATCTTGGTAGAAGAAGaaagggttttttttttttttatatataggaaAATAGAGGAGGGAAGAGTCAAAAGAAGATGTTTTAAAAATTGGTGACCAATAAAAAAGCAATAGTTCAAATCATTGACATTAAAACTATTGTTGTCACAATTTACATAGCAATTAGGTAGTTGTGGGACTTCAAAGTAGTTAGTTGGGTAGGTTACCAACTCTTGATAACCAATTGTACCATTATTTGACTAGTTGGTTTAAAAGGTGTTTGGCTTaaggcgaggcgtaagccccgagacACGGGGCGTAAGACCCACGcatatttatttttcaatattttataaaataatataattacagtaaatatttataaacaggtaaattgcataaaaattgaagaaaactataaatatgtaatatatatatatatatatatataaatgtgttCCGCCCCCACAAAAAATtagtcaaaataatctattatacgctacttacaagtacaagtaacttgagtcaaaaagaataaagttttatacatggaggaacaaaaaggatgactaacctgcaatttgaaccttgaacttgctgctatgaaggagaatgaagttctctttgtatttgtaaaaaataaaattaaattacgttgcttttgggagatattagcatactagcggacaagataaagaattgggaaagaccataaattagggcttcaatcaataaaaaaggtcttgacttttaaatttaatacatttcagttcctttttaaaacttttgagtaattacaagctaacttttgagaatttgggtattatatgaaggatgtattcaacaaattttgttttaatttgaaaaagtctctagggCTTATGCCTCACTACAAAAACGCACATCAAACGCCCGGATGTATGCCTCAAACGCCAGGACGTACGCTCCGAATTGCAGGGCGTACGCCTCTtcagactttcgccccacaccattgcATCGGGACATTTTTGGTGCGCCTAGCCCCAGAGCTCaccccgaaaacgccttttaaaacactggtcacAAACAGAAAAGCCTAAGGCTTAAGTTGTTTAAATCTGAAGACTTTCAAGAAATAGAAGGCTCACATATtttaggggtgggcgttcgggcAGTTCGGATTGGATACGAAAATTTCGGTTTGGATTTTCGATTTTCGGATTAAATAAATGAGAAtccaaatccaatccaaataagcTCGGATTGGATCGAATTTTTTAAATTCGATTTCGGATTAATCGGttattttcgattttgagcttatAAGTTGAGATGTTTCTTCTTTTTACAAAAAATGAATATCCAAATGAAGTAATCATATTAAATTGCCTGAAAAATTTCTCATTCTCACTGCAATCATCCAAATAAAAtattcaagtaatgaaattaTTATTAAGAAAATATAATAGAGACATTAATACGGCCAATAAGTAGTAGCAACGGAAAAGGGTCATTTGTGTCCATGTATCGTTGATAATTAGTTATTAGTACCCTCCGTTATACTTTCCTACACTCATAATCTATTTTAATATTCTTGCCCCCATCACTAACGGACCCTTTTAGAGAGACACGTGCACAATCTTAAACAATCTAACCATCTACCCATTTGGATATCTTACCCGTTCAGCCCCGACCCACTAACCCGATAACCAATGGATAAATagtgggtttaacttttacatttctAAAACCTCAAATTATGGAGTTGCTCAAGTTTGAGAGAataagatttcttccaaaagtaatcatattcaagaaaccatggataatatggttatccatattatccgccggttaactcATTTTtttcgtattaaatatgggtcgggtcggatagTTTATCCATTTTTTATTACCTATTTTTGACCCATCCCATATCTGacccgacccgcccgtttgccacccctattGTTGGGCGTAGCTATAATTTAGCTAATTATATTCCGTAGCTACTAATTGCTTTCCATGGGATGCATGTCGATGTTTTCAATTCGGTTGTATACACTGTATTCTATTCGGATACATTCATTCTTATATAttttacattgtattcaattttaCTGTATTGAATGCagttgtattcaaacaacaaaaaatcaagaAATATGGTGTATATCGCTCTATTCAATTCGGTTGTATACACTGTATTCAATTCGGCTATATTCATTTTTAACTATTTTACATTTATTCAATTTCACTATATTTTTCAACTGTATTCAacattaaaaattataaaaacagTGATATTCGGCTGTATTCAATTCATTGCATTCATGCGTAGCTGCTTTTATACTGTAATTAATTTGGTTGTATTAAAAAAatggaaaaggtccaaatatgcccttatacTATACAAAATTGAGCatatttgcccttcgttaatactttagctcaaatatgcccttaccgtcacatagttagtccatatatgcccttagagttacacaattggcccatatatgcccttttcgaaacggaatccgcccaaactaattagctcttccgttaattgtattaaagtgtattacaaacactatttcctttttattagtaatttttttttctttacctttctctttcctttcttcttttttctttttctctcttttgtttttcctttttctttctcccttatccgatttcctccattaatGATGTCTTCTCTattttcatcaccaatttcacttgacaaaactcatgaattccaattactaagaaaattatcccataagaatatttttatagatcatatatttgtaaatttttaaatttttactaaacatatatttagttctaaaaaatttaacaaagtaagattgaaataatatttatgtaacaaaaaatccgaaaatccaacaaaactgaacaatccaaaccgatataattggtttggtttgatcttgataaaaatcgaaccaacccgttccatgtacacccctaatctacatagttaataaaaaaaataaaaaatgtccagctgaaaaaagactaacaactcaaatttataacactacaacttgaacttaaggcttttaatcattaaattatctttctgaaaataatttaaatattttggtctttagagtattgttaaaggttgagatatttttattattttaaagtttaaaccataatttttggaacaatttaatttcatttatttataggactagtgaaattggaacttgattaccttatgggacaatatttttagtaattggaattcatgatttttgtcaagtgaaattggtgacgaaaatggagaaaacatcagtaatggaggaaacggataagggagaaagaaaaaggaaaaaaaaaagagaagaaaagaaaaaagaagaaagaaaagagaaaggtaaagaaaaaaagtactaataaaaaggaaatagtatttgtaatacactttaatataattaaagaaagagttaattagtttgggtgaattttatttcgaaaagggcatatatgggccaactgtatAACTCTAAGaacatatatggaccaactatgtgacggtaagggcatatttgagctaaagtattaacgaagggcaaatgtgcttaatttcgtatagtacaaagGCATATTTGGATCTTTGCCCTTAAAAAAATACAAGGATCTGCAATAAAAAATAACCTTCGGAATACATAAATACAAGCGGAAATACAAAAACATAAACTAGATTTGCATTGAAAAATATAGAATACACTCAAATTTGAGTGTATTTGTACAGAAtataatgtatttgtatcattgtatgtgtcacgacccaaaatctaactagtcgtgatggcacctaacccaacccgctaggtaagccaataacCAACTACTAATTTAAGgagatttattaagagaagaaaagATAATACAACTACTTTTATAGAAAGAATTTTTCAAGGACTGgtactacaaatcatgagcttctaagattttgattttttttttcaaaaaaaaaaaaaactaaattgaATTAAGtataacatctgtttgaaatataaatgaacataattcgaatctaatgctacAAAGGGCAAGTGATAGCTATAActggaacgcaagtacatctccAAATCCAGCTTCCGCCGTACGCagtaacatcaacatccaacatcttcacgtaaggtgcagaagcgtagtataagtacaatcgaccccatgtactcaataactaacaaacttaatcttaggttgaaagtagtgatgagctgggacaagggtcagagtccaactccaataaccagcaacagttcataacaaaataataaagatggtacaagaaatgaCTTTGCTCGTTCACAATTATGGTAAATAGGCATACTTTTCAAGTACAACAGTAAATCACAAATATTTCACCGAAAACCCCAAAAATATATGAGTAAGTTAGAAAACCGTGTTTTCCCAAAAAAacaacctttcaacaataaataagaggtTTCATtttttagatagcatgaggaaagtacatctctaagcctacatgtcaatatgcatgtaatatcatgaatgtcaccaaaaccagGTAGCGTGAggtaatgcatctctatgcctgtatcttaagtacgcatgtcaaatataatgcatctcagtgatgaactcatgcaTTCACACTCACAGGGTACTCAATCTCTCTGTCTCGTATTCTTACTCACCATGCTCAATACTCACCACACTCAGTCACTCTGTAGTGTACGATACCTACTGCGGCGTGCCGCCCGaaccacatatagccataaggcctgttgcggcgcgcaacccaatccacatatatatagccataaggcttgttgcggcgtgcaacccgatttacatatatatagccataaggcttgttgtggcgtgcatcccgattcacgtatatatagccataaggcttgttgcgacgtgcaacccgatccgcatatatatagccataaggcttgttgcggcgtgcaacccgatccatagcCATATGGCTTGTTGAGGCGTGTAActtgatccacatatatatagccataaggcttattgcggcgtgcaacccgatacacaTATATATAGATATCACTCACAACATGGCACTCAGACCCCCAAcgcagtcaccaatctctccagtctatcgggctcacaacactcatgctaagcagacctaatcaatgatacgaaatgtgacaatatacgataacagagactgagatatgccACGTAATGATGAATCTGACTGAGTACACAATTAcaattaaacaaataactcaacagcaaagaatgaccactgtgggtcccaatagtaccaacatatagcctaaacatgatttctagcatgatcaCAGCTCAAgcgctctaacacatagagtacaacaAAAATGTTCAGACAAAATAGCTACGCAGTTCCaaggaatcgactaaatcacaatttctacggtgtaggcccacacgcccatcacctagcatgcgtgtcacctcaacatcaatcacatagcatgtaattcagggtttcataccctcagcaccaagtttagaagtgttacttacctcgaacaagccaaatctaatatCGAGTAAGCCaaatgatgctccaaaaatgccatcatgCGCGTACTGACCTTCttacggctcgaaactagccaaaagcaactcaaatacatcaaataaagcctaaggaaacaattccaaatgataaatgtcgaatctttactcaaaagcccaaagtcaaccaaaaggtcaaacccgggcccgcgcctcggaacccgaaaaaacttataaaatccgataacccatttaattacgagtccaaccatactagtttcactcaaatccgaccgcaaatcgatgttcaaaacttaaaagttcactctatgaaactttagactaaacccccccaattttctctttaaatttcATAATGAAATTACTAAAAACGATGacggattcatgaaatataatcaaaaccgagtatagaacacttactcaaatccttgtgatgaaatttgcctccaaaatcgctcaaattcgagctccccaactcaaaatgtgaacAAAATAGCCAAGCCCTCGATATATAGCTTCTGCCGAGGCATCATCGCTTTTGCTAACAAATTAGCCACTTCTGCGGCGTCGCCTCTGCGACAGTAcatccgcttctgcagaaccAGCTAAAAACTCAACCCTCGCACCTGGGGACAAAATATCCGCTTCTGTGACATCGCAGGTACGAGCCACCATCCGCTCATGCGCAAGACCTTGCTCCTGGGCTCCAACCTATCGCACCTTCgcccaaatctccgcttctgcgatcttcctcACCCAACTCTCACCTCGCTTCTGCGTCTCGTTTTTCTCTTTTGCGACCATCGCACGTGCGCAAAACCAGCCGCACGTGTGATCACACCAGATCCTGCCACCACCAGCCTTAGCCAAAATTGATCCAAACGACCCGAACCTCGTTTGAAACTCTTCTGagctactcgggaccccgtccgaatataccaactagtcaaataacataacgcgaacctactcgaggcctcaaatcacgcataacaacatcgaaatgacaaaTCCTACCTCAAACcaaaattaatgaactttgaacctTCAACTTCCAGACTggcaccgaaacatatcaaatcaactcggaatgagctcagattttgcacacaagtcccaaatgacataactaaactattccaatttccggaaccaTAATCCGAATCTGAttccatcaaagtcaactccatgTAGAACTTGTGAactttttaaaccttcaaatttcctactttcgccaattagtgccgaatcgttctagaaatatccaaatgcaaattcggacatatgcccgagtccaaaatcaccatccggacctaaaaGAACCATCataactctattctggggtcaaatttacaaaagtcaaacttggtcaacccttccaacttaaagcttgaataatgaaattcattcttccaaatcgattccgaattacctgaaaaccaaaaccgacgattcgcacaagtcataatacatcatacagagctactcatgccctcaaaatAATGAGCGAAGTGAAAATTCAtagaacgaccggtcgggtcgtcacatcctcccccacttaaacatacgttcgtccttgaacgtgccgagagtcattccaaagccatcaaaccgccgtgtaaccttaccatgcacatacccgggggttatcccacgtcaccctattccatataggccagacaacacaacataactgaatatCATTACTTCGACCTTAGCCcgtaaaccttagaatccaatttacaacatccgaaatttcctataagacccgaatctcgcatctacacactgtattaGTCTGAAGAAGTTGcaccaagccataaccataacccaagacacAATCACATGATGTACCATATATCTCAAATACTTATAGCAATAACTCCCTATCcccgtagctgctcaaaacaacccaatactGGTACTAAATCTCATATCGAACAAAACCCCATTCTAAgatcttcgtacactgccgatgatgaaaaaaacacgtagaaactcgtaaccacttatcagatcaacaagtcatagaACTCTCCCTCCTTCAAccagaactatagccaatttctgatattatccttccaaatataccgcaatcagatccgatagcacccattctaggtctgatgacctcatcttatcaaatacagcCACCCTactaacatgccacaccaatacaaccttaaGCCACAAACTCTATAATCCGTGCACCGATACCCAACAATTCAAGTGTACTTAAACATAGAAAATGACTccaatgagagaaccgtcccgcaagcacaataagtaccaccacaacgcaacgcaaaaaacccatcacacaccgtggAACGaaaacacatgaatctaacacaaatgatcatatcccaacataactttgctgcaatgcgcgaccccatccaaacactggtccacatgaaatacctcaagtcataatgctcaaaatcaacaaccacgcgTAATTTGTAGTCTAGTACcaaaagtgcatgaccata
Protein-coding sequences here:
- the LOC138891343 gene encoding uncharacterized protein; amino-acid sequence: MESGSSCEDLPMKIEKLKLSDKEDAATEDYSDVSLRLLDLRDVDDFMEWSADENVNKFCSGFTFKCKEDAMRYIADVVIPHPWFRAICLNGKPIGSISVLPFHGSNRCRGEIGYELSSKYWGKGIATKAVKMAAATIFFDWPHLERLEAVVDVENPGSQRVLEKAGFIKEGVLRKYYLLKGRPRDIVMFSLLSTDPQVTYFM
- the LOC104094143 gene encoding non-specific lipid transfer protein GPI-anchored 5-like — its product is MANLGSRMGLFAIVFTMIWAGVVAQSSDDCTNVLISMSPCLNYITGNSSVPSSGCCTQLSTVVKNKPECLCQVLSGGASNLGLNINQTQALALPTACKVQTPPLSQCNAGSPNSSPAGTPNTPGRGSNAVPSQDGSNDATSTKMAAPLFFFFLFIASYASIFTLA